In one window of Mercurialis annua linkage group LG4, ddMerAnnu1.2, whole genome shotgun sequence DNA:
- the LOC126677757 gene encoding ammonium transporter 2 member 3-like: MSYYSQENITLPSGLLPNESTPEWNNNADNAWQLTATTMVCLQSVPGLIILYGSMVKKKWAVNSAFMAFYAFAAVLLCWVLWGHHMSFGTKISPLVGKPNVALSQSFLLSQSKMGHVPMADYVFYQFAFAAITVILLAGSLLGRMNIYAWMLFVPLWLTFSYTIGAFSIWGGGFLEKYIIDYAGGYVIHLSSGVAGFTAAYWVGPRHSHDRQHFPPNNIIHMLGGAGFVWLGWTGFNGGSPFAAGLVASLAVLNTHLCTATSLLVWLSLDMIIYKKSSVIGAVQGMITGLVCITPAAGIVEPWAAMLMGGMSGSVTWYTMMVLHKKSAIFQSVDDTLAVFHTHAVAGLLGGIMSGVFAKPSLLKLMYPHSTYGTGLFYSLTNGRHHDGLKQMVTQFEGAAFITAWNVVMTSLICILISRLVDLRLPEDDLEIGDDAVHGEEAYALWGDGERMPHMYRRLQPRLPSWCRRA, translated from the exons ATGAGTTATTACTCTCAAGAAAACATAACCTTACCATCAGGATTACTACCAAATGAATCCACACCAGAGTGGAACAACAATGCAGACAATGCATGGCAACTCACAGCAACAACAATGGTCTGTCTGCAAAGTGTTCCTGGTCTGATCATTCTTTATGGCAGCATGGTCAAGAAAAAATGGGCAGTCAACTCAGCATTTATGGCATTCTATGCATTTGCAGCTGTTCTTCTGTGTTGGGTGTTATGGGGGCACCACATGTCATTTGGCACCAAGATTAGTCCTCTTGTAGGCAAACCTAATGTGGCTCTATCTCAAAGTTTTCTACTTAGCCAATCTAAGATGGGCCATGTTCCTATGGCAGATTATGTGTTCTATCAGTTTGCTTTTGCTGCTATAACTGTGATTTTGTTGGCTGGGTCTTTGCTTGGGAGGATGAATATCTATGCATGGATGCTATTTGTTCCTTTGTGGCTTACTTTTAGCTATACTATTGGGGCTTTTAGTATATGGGGAGGTGGTTTTCTTGAAAAGTATATTATTGATTATGCTGGTGGCTATGTTATTCATCTTTCTTCTGGTGTGGCTGGCTTCACTGCTGCTTATTGg GTAGGACCAAGGCATTCACATGACAGGCAGCATTTCCCTCCAAACAATATAATTCATATGTTAGGAGGAGCAGGATTTGTATGGTTGGGATGGACAGGCTTTAACGGTGGCTCTCCATTTGCTGCTGGACTAGTGGCCTCTCTGGCCGTTCTCAACACCCACCTCTGCACCGCCACCAGCCTGCTAGTCTGGCTTTCCCTGGACATGATTATTTACAAGAAAAGCTCCGTCATTGGTGCTGTTCAAGGCATGATCACTGGCCTTGTCTGCATCACTCCCGCCGCGGGAATAGTGGAGCCATGGGCAGCAATGTTGATGGGAGGAATGTCTGGCTCAGTGACATGGTACACCATGATGGTACTGCACAAAAAATCTGCAATCTTCCAAAGTGTGGATGACACATTGGCGGTCTTCCACACGCACGCGGTGGCTGGCCTTCTCGGAGGAATTATGTCAGGCGTCTTTGCCAAACCTTCCCTCTTAAAGCTGATGTACCCACACAGCACCTACGGCACAGGATTATTCTATAGCCTCACAAATGGAAGACACCATGATGGCCTTAAACAAATGGTTACCCAATTTGAAGGAGCAGCTTTTATTACAGCCTGGAATGTGGTTATGACAAGCTTAATCTGTATTCTTATTAGTCGCTTAGTTGATCTGAGGCTACCAGAAGATGACCTTGAAATAGGCGATGATGCTGTGCACGGTGAAGAAGCTTATGCACTGTGGGGCGATGGAGAACGGATGCCACATATGTATCGACGTCTGCAACCAAGACTTCCATCCTGGTGTCGTCGTGCTTGA